In Arachis hypogaea cultivar Tifrunner chromosome 2, arahy.Tifrunner.gnm2.J5K5, whole genome shotgun sequence, a genomic segment contains:
- the LOC112741856 gene encoding probable prefoldin subunit 4, translated as MQQGGGSDTEVTWEDQQNINKFGRLNNRFHELEDEIKIAKETNDNLEDASNELILTDEDVVRFQIGEVFAHVPKDEVENRIENMKEVTSQKLTKLDEEKQSVVAQMAELKKILYGKFKDSINLEED; from the exons ATGCAGCAG GGAGGAGGATCCGACACGGAAGTGACATGGGAGGACCAGCAGAACATCAATAAGTTCGGAAGATTGAACAATCGCTTTCATGAGCTCGAGGATGAGATCAAAATCGCCAAG GAAACAAATGATAATTTGGAAGATGCGAGCAATGAGTTGATTCTCACAGATGAAGATGTGGTTCGGTTTCAAATAGGTGAGGTCTTTGCACATGTGCCAAAGGATGAAGTCGAGAATAGGATAGAAAACATGAAAGAGGTGACAAGCCAGAAACTGACAAAGCTTGACGAGGAGAAACAATCTGTGGTTGCTCAGATGGCTGAACTGAAGAAGATTTTGTATGGGAAGTTCAAGGACTCGATCAATCTTGAGGAGGATTAG